The sequence GGCTGTTGCGGGGCCGATCCCCGGGATTTGCGTGAGCTCTGTCTGGAGGGTGCGCTTGGCCCTGAGATTCCGGTGATAGGTGACTGCGAAACGATGGGCCTCATCCCGGATGCGTTGCAGCAGTTGTAGCACCGGGGAGGATTTCGGGATGCGGAAGGGTTCGCTCCGGCCCGGACGGAAGACCAGTTCCTCCTTCTTCGCGAGGCTGGCCAGTTCGAGATGGTCGAGCCCGAGATCCTTCAACGCTGCTTCGGCCGCATGCAACTGGCCCAGGCCGCCGTCGATGAGCACGAGGTTCGGGAATTCCTGGCCCTCTTCCTTCAAGCGCTTGTAGCGGCGGGTGACCGCCTCGTGCATGTTGGCGAAATCATCGTTCTGCTCGTTGCTCATCTTGAAGCGCCGGTAGCGCGCCTTGTCCGGGACACCGTCGCTGAAGACCACGCAGGAGGCCACCACTTCGCGGCCCTGGCCATGGCTGATGTCGAAGCACTCCATGCGGCGCGGGACGTGGGAGATGCCAAGGAAGGCCTGCAAGCCTTCTAGCACGGCTTCGTTCAGCCGGGCCGGTTCGAACTTCCGTTCCAGGGCCATTCGCGCGTTTTCCTGGGCCATGGACAATAAATCGACTTTTTCACCCTTTCTCGGGATATGGATGGCGGGTTTCGTCCCCCTCAGGGTGCCCAGCCAGTCCCGCAGGAGGTCCGCATGTTCGGGCTCCACTTCCACCAGGATCCGGGCCGGGACGGGTTCCACGGCATAGACCCGTTGCAGCACTTCAGCCAGCACCGCGCCGTCGAAGGTCTCGATGTCGTCCAGGATGTATTCATGGCGGTCCACCATGCGCCCTTCGCGCATGACCAGCCGATGCACGCAGGCCCGGCCATCCAGCACCGCGGATCCGTACAGGTCCGTATCCTCCTGGTCGGAGCTGGCGGCCTTCTGCCGCGTGAACCAGGCGTCCAGCTGCTGCAGCGCGTCGCGGTGGTGGGCCGCCAACTCGAAGGCGGATACCTCCGCGGCCTTCCACATGGCCGCTTCCAGGCGGGACTTCAGCTCATCCCGCTTGCCTTCCAGGAAGAGTTTCGCTTCCTTCGCCTGCTCCGCATAGGCTTCCTGCGACACTGCGGCGATGCACGGGGCTGTGCAGCGGTGCAGCTGGTACTTCAGGCAGGCGCGCCCGCGCTTGCCGTCGATGTCGATGTCGCAGTCGCGGATCTGGAAGAACCGGTAGACCAGTTCCGCTGTCCGGTAGGCGGTGCTCGCCGGGAAGAAAGGCCCGAAATAATAGGCCTTGTCCTTGAGGACCTTCCGGGTCACATAGACCTTGGGGAAGGCCTCCCGGGTGAGCTTCACGTAGGGATAGCTCTTGTCGTCGCGGAGCAGGATGTTGAAGGGCGGCCGGTGCTCCTTGATCAGGTTGTTCTCCAGGACCAGGGCTTCCAACTCTGTTTCGCAGACGATGAATTCCAGGTCCCAGATGCGCGCCACCAGCCGACGGGTCTTGGCGTCCTTTGGGGAGGCGGTGAAATAGGACTTCACGCGGTTCCGGAGCACCTTGGCCTTGCCGATGTAGAGCAGGTTTCCTTCCGCATCGCGATACAGGTAGCAGCCGGGCTGCGTCGGCAAGTCCGGCAGTTTCCGTTGTAGGAAAGGGCTTTTGTCGAGGTTCGTTCGGGGCGCCACTCATCGAGTCTATCTCAGCGCTTGAAGGACCGCCGGATCATGATCAGCAGGAAGAGCGCGAAGCCGCCCATCACGATGATCCCCCAGTTTTCGTTGGAGAAATCGCCCATGTGCGATCGGTAGTTTGTCGTCTTCTGGGCGGGGTCGCCGCTGGAATCGCTGGGGGTTTCCTGCAGCACGGAGAGCAGGGGGAGGCCGGGGCGTGGCATGGAGGAGTTCCGAGAATGGGTGGTGACGATTCTAGCGCGCCGCGCGCCAAGCGGATCAATGCGGAATATTCTGGATCCATGCTGAAGCTCGAATCCTTCCCCGTCGGCCCCCTAGGCTGCAACTGCAGCCTGCTCTGGAACCCGGACACGGGAGCCGGCCTTGTGGTGGACCCGGGCGGAGATGGCGCGAAGATCCGCGCGCGGGTCGCGCAGGCGGGATTCCGGGTGGAGGCTCTGCTGCACACCCACGCCCACTTCGACCACGTCGGCGCCACCAGGGAACTGCAGGACCTATGGCAATGTCCCGCCTACCTGCATCGCGGCGACGGCTTCCTCATCGAGAACCTGGACATGCAGACCGGAGGGTTCGGGTTTAGCGCAATCCCGAAGCCCGACATGCAGGATCTCAACCCTGGGGACATCTTCGCGGGACTGGCCACGCTCCACACGCCCGGGCACACACCGGGCTCCTGCTGCTTCCATGGGGACTTCGAGAAGGGGAAGCTGGTGCTCGCCGGCGACACGCTGTTCTGCGGCGGCATCGGCCGCACGGATCTCTGGGGCGGCGATTTCGGCCAGTTGGAACAGAGCATCCAATCCCAACTCTATGAGCTGGATGCGGGAGCGCTGGTGATTCCCGGCCACGGGCCGGCCACCACCATCGGCGAGGAGGCCGAGAACAACCCTTTCGTCAGAAGGAGCTGACCTTTCAGGTCTTCGCGGGCGCTGGTTTGGGGGGCTTGGGATCCGGCGCGGCGGCCAGCAGGTTCGTGAGCAACGATTGCCCGGCCGGAATGAGCGTGATGGTCGCGCCGCCGTCCAGAATGCGCTGGGTTTCCATGACGGTGAACATGGCTTCGGAGACAGCGGGATCGCGGGAGATCTCATCCAGAGCAGCGCCGACGATCTGGGGGCGGATGGCGCCGGCTTTCGCGAACTCCACGGCCGCCTGGCGCTCGGCGGTGCTGCTGATGATGTTCACCTGATTGGTGCCGTCCTGCTTGATGGACGAGGTCACCTGGCGCAGCCGGTTGACGACCTTGCTCTCGATCTGGCGGATCATGTCGTGGTCCCGGAAGTGCACCTTGCGGATGTAGATGGATCCCAGCCGGTAGCCCCAGTCGTGGGATTGCGGCGAGACCTCATCCCGCACGGTCTGGCTCATGGTGTGGCGGTTGGCCATCATGTCGCTCAAGGGCATGTTGCTGAGGCACCGGACGGTGGAATTGCTCACGTTGGCGCCCAGCGAACCGCGGGGGTCCGTGTTCTTGAACAGGTAGGCCACGGGGTCGCTGATGAACATCTCGTACCAGATGCCGATGCCCATGGGCGCGCCTTCTTCGGAGTTCACGGGCTGGCTGCGCAGGTATTCCTGGTCCAGCCGCAGATCGATGTCGTAGCACTTGCCGACCCAATTGATGAAGAGCGCCCGCCAGCCGAGCTTGAACCACAGGATGTGGAGACCGGGCTCGTCCAGCACCGCGATGACTTTTCCGAAGAGCACGTAGACCTTGCAGCGGCGCTCCTGGACGATGGCGTAGAAGCCGAACATCCGCGAGAGGGCGAACAGGATGGGCACGCCGATGAGAGCGGCGAAAAAAGCGGCGAAAGCGGCGATGAGGGTCAACATCACTTCACCTCCTTCACCAGGCGGCCAGCCTGGGCGTAGAGGCCGAGACCCACGTTGCGCACGTAGGCACCGAGGGCAGCTTCGCCGCCATTGGCCTTGAGTTCCGCAAGCTGCGAGGCCATGAGCCGCAGGGGCTCCACCTCGGCCTGGGCCTTGAGGGTTTCGATCTCCACGGCCCGCCTGGACTGGACGATCTTCTGGTCCGCGGAGGCCTGGGCCAGGCTGATGTCCGAGGACACCTGGTTGTGCGCGGTGTTGATGGCCGCCAGGGCCGATTCCACTTCCGGGGGCGGGTCGATGCTCGTGATGAGCGAGGCGTCCAGCTGGACCCCGTAGCGGGCGGCCGAGGAGCCGCATTCCTTGTCCATGTGCTCGTTGATGTCGCGCAGGTTCTTGCGCAGGTCATTGATTGAAATTCCCGTCTGGACGGCGGGCGTGCCGTCGGCGGCGTTGGGCGCCTCGAAGTTGGCGATGCGCTCCCGCAGCACCGACACGAAGTAGCCCATCACATGGGCGATGGGATTCTTCACGCCGAACACGTAGGCATAGAGGTTCCGCTCGCTGATCTTGAAGCGGATCTGGCCCGAGAGGCCCGTGTTGAGCTGGTCCTTGGTGACGGCCTCCAGCACGGTGCCGCTCTGGTTGGCGCTGGGCGTCATGGGATCGAAGGCCATGCTGACGGTCTCCGTAGCGATGGAGACCTTGTAGACCTGTTCCCAGGGCCACTTGAAGTAGGGGCCGCCCGGCGGGATGACCCGGACCTGGGGATAGGTGTAGCGCAGCTTCTCGTCGGCGTTGAGGGATGCCGAGATGGGATCCTCGGCGGTGGTGGCGTCCCCCAGGCGCTGGGCCCGCCCGAAGGAAGTCTTCACGGCCCGTTCGTTCTGGTTCACGGTGAAGATCCCCGCCACCAGGTAGCGCACGAGGAACCAGGCGATGAATCCCAGCAGCAGGCCAAAGGAAATTCCGGCGGTTATTTCGGGCAGCATGGCAACTCCTGGG comes from Holophagaceae bacterium and encodes:
- a CDS encoding SPFH/Band 7/PHB domain protein, which codes for MLTLIAAFAAFFAALIGVPILFALSRMFGFYAIVQERRCKVYVLFGKVIAVLDEPGLHILWFKLGWRALFINWVGKCYDIDLRLDQEYLRSQPVNSEEGAPMGIGIWYEMFISDPVAYLFKNTDPRGSLGANVSNSTVRCLSNMPLSDMMANRHTMSQTVRDEVSPQSHDWGYRLGSIYIRKVHFRDHDMIRQIESKVVNRLRQVTSSIKQDGTNQVNIISSTAERQAAVEFAKAGAIRPQIVGAALDEISRDPAVSEAMFTVMETQRILDGGATITLIPAGQSLLTNLLAAAPDPKPPKPAPAKT
- the uvrC gene encoding excinuclease ABC subunit UvrC; the protein is MPTQPGCYLYRDAEGNLLYIGKAKVLRNRVKSYFTASPKDAKTRRLVARIWDLEFIVCETELEALVLENNLIKEHRPPFNILLRDDKSYPYVKLTREAFPKVYVTRKVLKDKAYYFGPFFPASTAYRTAELVYRFFQIRDCDIDIDGKRGRACLKYQLHRCTAPCIAAVSQEAYAEQAKEAKLFLEGKRDELKSRLEAAMWKAAEVSAFELAAHHRDALQQLDAWFTRQKAASSDQEDTDLYGSAVLDGRACVHRLVMREGRMVDRHEYILDDIETFDGAVLAEVLQRVYAVEPVPARILVEVEPEHADLLRDWLGTLRGTKPAIHIPRKGEKVDLLSMAQENARMALERKFEPARLNEAVLEGLQAFLGISHVPRRMECFDISHGQGREVVASCVVFSDGVPDKARYRRFKMSNEQNDDFANMHEAVTRRYKRLKEEGQEFPNLVLIDGGLGQLHAAEAALKDLGLDHLELASLAKKEELVFRPGRSEPFRIPKSSPVLQLLQRIRDEAHRFAVTYHRNLRAKRTLQTELTQIPGIGPATAKKLLQSFGSVGAVRTVPEADLRAAIGPAAVAKVLAWRDSAPEA
- a CDS encoding MBL fold metallo-hydrolase, whose product is MLKLESFPVGPLGCNCSLLWNPDTGAGLVVDPGGDGAKIRARVAQAGFRVEALLHTHAHFDHVGATRELQDLWQCPAYLHRGDGFLIENLDMQTGGFGFSAIPKPDMQDLNPGDIFAGLATLHTPGHTPGSCCFHGDFEKGKLVLAGDTLFCGGIGRTDLWGGDFGQLEQSIQSQLYELDAGALVIPGHGPATTIGEEAENNPFVRRS
- a CDS encoding SPFH domain-containing protein — its product is MLPEITAGISFGLLLGFIAWFLVRYLVAGIFTVNQNERAVKTSFGRAQRLGDATTAEDPISASLNADEKLRYTYPQVRVIPPGGPYFKWPWEQVYKVSIATETVSMAFDPMTPSANQSGTVLEAVTKDQLNTGLSGQIRFKISERNLYAYVFGVKNPIAHVMGYFVSVLRERIANFEAPNAADGTPAVQTGISINDLRKNLRDINEHMDKECGSSAARYGVQLDASLITSIDPPPEVESALAAINTAHNQVSSDISLAQASADQKIVQSRRAVEIETLKAQAEVEPLRLMASQLAELKANGGEAALGAYVRNVGLGLYAQAGRLVKEVK